From Synoicihabitans lomoniglobus, the proteins below share one genomic window:
- a CDS encoding ATP-binding protein: protein MRLSARRSLAVLAGVLLVFVLVGLAVYGSSIQRLRELELTRVKERVGKQVEHFEELGDIARGQVRAISETMAVRSLITAPDRRERARLESDLLAVMRAFPVIQQLRLIRRDDEGTEFVRVDRGDYNEPPRIVADSELQSKGHRDYYRDALLLEPGEVMLSPIELNHEHGGIEIPHRPVLRATIPIADETGRAAAFVVANLDLRMDLRRLQLNSGGGMALFMVDLRGQFLSHPDRNREFGGDGDSGFEVTNEFPQWHDWMRQPGGVEQLLSDEEDGVIGVVALPIVVAGNHRANELAYLVARVPDTLLRGMERSLVMIALVLGAVVALGLVVMVVAMWRELIRPLDTIMGGVAAYAGNGVLKLPVSPRSEFAPLSRAIERMTASIDEQTSALHDEIDERRRAQDALANIVAVLPDALLVVDAHDRVSFANKQVCALLELDVAEVIGDEPPIRHAIGQVTEARFERGGKVIQLETRAVAMTWMGEPGKLLVVRDVTELRELSTQLRQSQKMQAVGQLASGIAHDFNNLLAVVTMSADLLKGGNHIPDEEGRQLLEDLTEATRRARGVTAQLLAFSHKSALSRVRLNLSEVVSDLMKMLTRLLGADISIQESFTTNSPPILADAVQIEQVVLNLALNARDAMPNGGQLVVEVRDVVFLQAFDDGNFTAPAGNYAMLMVADSGQGMDRAARDRIFEPFYTTKTSGHGTGMGLANVYAIVQQAGGVISVESELGHGTTFKIYFPQVERDEAGENQPVPALLEAKGPARVLVVEDEKAIRRLVRIALENAGYTVTDAGNGDEALKLIEADAAAFDLVITDMKMPVLGGAALRDSVRRIQPDMRFIYMSGYFGESWGEATGTTNSASPFLSKPFSTRVLVQTVHAALS, encoded by the coding sequence ATGAGACTATCGGCCCGTCGTAGTCTAGCCGTTCTGGCTGGAGTTTTATTGGTGTTCGTGCTCGTGGGACTGGCGGTCTACGGCAGTTCGATTCAACGATTGCGCGAGCTGGAACTGACCCGGGTGAAGGAGCGGGTGGGCAAGCAAGTCGAACATTTTGAGGAATTGGGCGACATCGCGCGCGGGCAGGTGCGGGCCATTTCCGAAACCATGGCGGTGCGCAGTTTGATCACTGCGCCCGACCGTCGCGAACGCGCTCGACTGGAGTCGGATTTGCTCGCGGTGATGCGAGCGTTTCCGGTGATCCAGCAGTTGCGATTGATTCGACGGGATGACGAGGGCACCGAGTTCGTGCGGGTGGATCGCGGTGATTACAACGAGCCTCCGCGGATCGTGGCGGATTCGGAGCTCCAGTCGAAGGGACATCGCGATTACTACCGCGACGCGTTGTTGCTGGAGCCCGGGGAGGTGATGTTGTCGCCGATCGAGCTGAACCACGAACACGGCGGAATCGAAATCCCCCATCGGCCCGTATTGCGGGCCACCATTCCCATCGCGGACGAGACGGGTCGTGCGGCGGCCTTTGTGGTGGCCAATCTGGATTTGCGCATGGATTTGCGACGACTGCAGCTCAACTCCGGCGGCGGTATGGCTTTGTTCATGGTGGATTTGCGGGGGCAGTTTTTATCCCATCCGGACCGCAACCGTGAGTTTGGGGGGGATGGTGATTCCGGATTCGAAGTAACGAATGAGTTTCCCCAGTGGCATGACTGGATGCGCCAACCCGGCGGGGTGGAGCAGTTGTTGAGCGACGAGGAGGACGGAGTCATTGGCGTGGTGGCGTTGCCGATCGTGGTGGCGGGCAACCACCGGGCGAACGAACTGGCCTATCTCGTGGCGCGCGTGCCGGACACTCTGCTGCGGGGCATGGAGCGGTCGTTGGTGATGATCGCGTTGGTGCTGGGGGCGGTCGTCGCCTTGGGCTTGGTCGTGATGGTGGTGGCCATGTGGCGGGAATTGATACGGCCGCTCGATACGATCATGGGTGGAGTGGCGGCCTACGCTGGCAACGGGGTGTTGAAACTGCCGGTTTCTCCGCGTTCGGAATTTGCCCCCTTGTCGCGGGCGATCGAGCGGATGACTGCCTCGATTGATGAGCAGACCTCGGCTTTGCACGATGAGATCGATGAGCGTCGCCGGGCGCAGGATGCGTTGGCCAACATCGTCGCGGTGTTGCCCGACGCCTTGCTGGTGGTCGACGCGCATGACCGGGTGAGCTTTGCCAACAAACAAGTCTGTGCCTTGCTCGAGCTCGATGTTGCGGAGGTGATCGGGGATGAACCGCCGATTCGTCACGCGATTGGGCAGGTGACCGAGGCCCGGTTCGAGCGCGGCGGCAAGGTGATCCAGCTGGAGACGCGGGCGGTCGCGATGACTTGGATGGGGGAACCGGGAAAATTGTTGGTGGTGCGCGACGTGACCGAATTGCGCGAGCTTTCCACGCAATTGCGGCAGTCGCAAAAAATGCAGGCGGTGGGGCAACTCGCCAGCGGGATCGCTCACGACTTCAACAATCTGTTGGCCGTGGTGACGATGAGTGCGGATCTGCTCAAAGGGGGAAACCACATTCCCGACGAGGAGGGTCGGCAGTTGCTGGAGGATTTGACCGAAGCGACCCGGCGGGCTCGAGGGGTCACGGCCCAGCTGCTCGCGTTCAGTCATAAATCCGCCTTGTCTCGCGTGCGGTTGAACCTCTCGGAGGTGGTGTCCGATTTGATGAAAATGCTGACGCGGCTGCTGGGCGCGGATATTTCCATTCAGGAAAGTTTCACCACGAATTCCCCGCCCATTCTGGCCGACGCGGTGCAGATCGAACAGGTGGTCTTGAATCTCGCGCTCAATGCTCGCGACGCCATGCCGAATGGTGGCCAACTCGTCGTCGAAGTGCGTGACGTGGTCTTCCTCCAAGCCTTCGATGACGGGAATTTCACCGCGCCGGCGGGGAATTACGCCATGCTGATGGTGGCGGATTCGGGGCAAGGTATGGACCGGGCCGCGCGTGATCGCATTTTTGAGCCGTTTTATACGACCAAAACCTCCGGACATGGCACCGGCATGGGACTGGCCAATGTCTACGCGATCGTGCAGCAAGCCGGTGGTGTCATCTCGGTCGAGAGTGAGTTGGGACACGGCACGACATTCAAAATCTATTTTCCCCAGGTTGAGCGGGACGAAGCGGGCGAGAACCAACCCGTGCCGGCGTTGCTGGAGGCGAAAGGTCCGGCTCGGGTGCTGGTGGTGGAGGATGAAAAAGCCATCCGTCGGCTGGTGCGAATCGCGTTGGAGAATGCCGGTTACACCGTGACGGACGCGGGCAACGGCGATGAAGCGCTCAAACTGATCGAGGCTGATGCTGCGGCGT